A single Tindallia californiensis DNA region contains:
- a CDS encoding FMN-binding protein — protein MKKLNLKPVVFMVIVTFIYTSVLASINAITIERIQLNEQLSDQISFLYVLDKLPEETNAETINSLYEKHIHEIEVNDQTIYEGFDQNGELIAYIVPITGSAVWGDLKGLVSLSTDFNEVLGIEFLSHNETPGLGARIDEESFKEQFRGIEIDPDESHQFLTYRPDPDGQVDAISGATGTSNAVRDIFNNNMKQFMSETREALQND, from the coding sequence ATGAAAAAATTAAACCTTAAACCCGTCGTGTTTATGGTAATCGTCACTTTTATATATACTTCTGTACTTGCAAGTATTAACGCCATAACGATCGAAAGAATTCAATTAAATGAGCAACTTTCTGATCAAATATCTTTTCTATACGTTTTAGACAAGCTTCCAGAAGAAACCAATGCCGAAACCATTAACTCATTATATGAAAAACACATTCATGAAATAGAAGTAAACGATCAGACTATTTATGAAGGGTTTGATCAAAATGGCGAATTAATTGCCTATATTGTTCCGATTACCGGTAGTGCTGTATGGGGTGACCTTAAAGGACTGGTCTCCTTATCCACTGATTTTAACGAAGTGCTGGGCATTGAGTTTCTTTCTCATAACGAAACTCCCGGATTAGGCGCTCGTATTGATGAAGAATCTTTTAAGGAACAGTTCCGAGGTATTGAAATCGATCCTGATGAGTCTCATCAGTTTCTCACTTACCGACCGGATCCTGACGGCCAGGTAGATGCTATCTCCGGTGCCACAGGAACTTCCAATGCTGTCAGAGATATTTTTAATAATAATATGAAACAGTTTATGTCCGAAACTCGGGAGGCGTTACAAAATGATTAG
- a CDS encoding NADH:ubiquinone reductase (Na(+)-transporting) subunit D, which produces MIRKIRNIFSLGVFKDNPVFRQILGICSALAVTNLMINSLVMGIGLIFVASFSSMTVSIIRKFTPKHIRMMVQTLIISAYVIIVDIVLKAYWPSMSEALGPYVGLIITNCIIMGRCEVFAQNNPPLTSFIDGVASGVGYSFVLLFIAFFRELLGFGSLFGINVLGENWTNWVFMIMPPGAFFMLGILIWIANTYIPDKEGNKPATGGAK; this is translated from the coding sequence ATGATTAGAAAAATTAGAAATATTTTTTCTCTCGGTGTATTCAAGGACAATCCTGTTTTTAGACAAATATTAGGAATCTGCTCAGCTCTGGCGGTTACCAACTTAATGATTAACTCTCTTGTGATGGGTATTGGATTAATCTTTGTTGCTTCGTTTTCCAGTATGACCGTTTCTATTATTCGCAAATTTACTCCGAAGCATATCCGTATGATGGTGCAGACCCTTATTATCTCTGCTTATGTCATTATTGTCGATATTGTGTTAAAAGCCTATTGGCCTTCTATGAGCGAAGCTTTAGGCCCTTATGTTGGTCTCATTATAACCAACTGCATTATTATGGGTAGATGTGAAGTTTTTGCACAAAACAACCCTCCATTAACTTCTTTTATTGATGGGGTCGCATCAGGAGTAGGCTATAGCTTCGTTTTACTATTTATAGCTTTTTTTAGAGAATTACTCGGCTTTGGATCTCTATTTGGTATTAACGTTTTAGGTGAAAACTGGACAAACTGGGTATTCATGATTATGCCTCCGGGAGCTTTCTTTATGCTGGGCATTCTCATTTGGATCGCCAATACTTATATCCCAGATAAAGAAGGAAACAAGCCAGCAACAGGAGGTGCTAAATAA
- a CDS encoding NADH:ubiquinone reductase (Na(+)-transporting) subunit E, with amino-acid sequence MEINPMVIFMASIFTNNMILANFLGMCSFIAVSKEIKTAWGLGQAVTFVLTGTSVINYLIYHHILVPYNLEYLRFIVFIILIAAFVQLVEMIVERYVPTLYYSLGIFLPLITVNCAILGVSLFMVIRDYNLIQSTFFGLGSGIGWTLAIVALAGIRQKIKNAPVPKGLEGAGITLIIIGLMALAFIGFSGIANVQ; translated from the coding sequence ATGGAAATAAACCCTATGGTTATTTTTATGGCATCTATTTTTACGAATAATATGATTTTAGCCAATTTCTTAGGAATGTGTTCTTTTATTGCTGTCTCCAAAGAAATTAAAACAGCATGGGGGCTTGGCCAAGCTGTCACCTTTGTTTTAACAGGAACGTCTGTTATCAATTACCTCATCTACCATCATATATTAGTGCCATATAACTTAGAATATTTGCGATTTATTGTATTTATCATCCTCATAGCTGCCTTTGTTCAGCTGGTGGAAATGATCGTTGAACGATATGTTCCTACGCTTTACTACTCTTTGGGTATTTTCCTTCCTCTGATAACTGTAAACTGTGCCATACTTGGTGTTTCTCTTTTCATGGTTATTCGTGATTATAATTTGATTCAGTCTACGTTTTTTGGACTAGGATCTGGTATTGGTTGGACATTAGCAATTGTAGCTTTAGCAGGAATTCGACAAAAAATCAAAAATGCTCCAGTTCCTAAAGGTCTGGAAGGCGCAGGAATCACCCTGATCATTATCGGCTTAATGGCTTTAGCTTTTATTGGTTTTTCTGGAATCGCAAATGTACAGTAG
- a CDS encoding NADH:ubiquinone reductase (Na(+)-transporting) subunit F translates to MTQIMITVGIMSSLSGILALILTLANQYIANYGECNILINNDKEFIVEGGSTLLNTLNEQELFLPSACGGKGTCGLCKCGITEGGGPVLPTETSFLNEDDLKNNLRLSCQVKVKSDLKLTIPEDLLNARKYEAVVDSIKELTNTIRFLKIQISDGQQIDFTPGQYVQLLAPPYPGNPEEVFRAYSIASPASNHDYIELIIGYVEEGLVTTYVHQFLQEGDSVSFNGPFGDFYLQKESDADIVLIAVGTGLAPIRSILYQLKEENINRKTTFFFGAKTEKDLVLADEMKEFEEILPNFSYKPVLSRVAEEDPWDGDRGRVTDSIEKYIDNADNKEAYLCGSPVMIESAVKKLKEKGFTDENVFYDEFG, encoded by the coding sequence ATGACGCAAATCATGATTACAGTAGGCATTATGAGTAGCCTTTCTGGCATTCTTGCTTTAATTTTAACGCTGGCAAATCAATACATTGCTAATTACGGTGAATGTAACATCCTTATTAATAACGATAAAGAGTTTATCGTCGAAGGTGGCAGCACATTGCTTAACACCCTAAATGAGCAAGAACTATTTTTACCATCGGCCTGCGGAGGAAAAGGCACTTGTGGCCTTTGTAAGTGTGGAATTACAGAAGGCGGAGGTCCTGTATTACCAACCGAAACTTCATTTCTTAATGAGGACGATCTAAAAAACAACCTCCGTTTATCTTGTCAAGTAAAAGTAAAATCAGATTTGAAATTAACCATACCGGAAGATCTGCTCAATGCCAGAAAATACGAAGCTGTTGTTGATTCTATCAAAGAACTTACTAACACTATCCGCTTCTTAAAAATCCAAATTTCAGACGGTCAACAAATTGACTTTACCCCTGGTCAATATGTCCAATTATTAGCACCTCCATATCCAGGAAACCCCGAGGAAGTATTTAGAGCTTATTCTATCGCTTCCCCTGCATCAAATCATGATTATATTGAGCTTATTATCGGGTATGTGGAAGAAGGTCTTGTTACAACCTATGTTCACCAATTTTTGCAAGAAGGAGATAGCGTATCTTTCAACGGACCCTTTGGAGATTTTTATCTTCAAAAGGAAAGCGATGCTGATATTGTACTGATTGCTGTAGGAACAGGACTAGCACCTATCCGAAGTATCCTATATCAGTTGAAAGAAGAAAACATCAACCGCAAAACCACCTTTTTCTTCGGAGCTAAAACTGAAAAAGATCTTGTTTTAGCTGACGAAATGAAAGAATTCGAAGAGATATTGCCTAACTTTTCTTATAAGCCGGTACTTTCTAGAGTTGCTGAGGAAGATCCGTGGGATGGCGATCGGGGACGAGTTACTGATTCCATCGAAAAATATATTGATAATGCAGATAACAAAGAAGCTTATCTATGCGGCAGTCCTGTAATGATAGAATCTGCCGTTAAAAAACTTAAGGAAAAAGGCTTTACTGATGAAAACGTATTTTATGATGAGTTTGGATAG
- a CDS encoding aspartate kinase translates to MNIVVQKYGGTSVGSPEKIKNVARKVIQKKQEGYQVVVIVSAMGDSTDRLMKLAHEISEYPNSRELDVLLTTGEQVSIALLAMAIWDLGEPAISFTGSQLNIQTTAIHQKARILDMNVDKIHQELSKNKIVVVAGFQGVGKDQEFTTLGRGGSDTSAVALAAKLRASCEIYTDVDGIYTMDPRKLKKAKKIDQITSEEMMEMASLGAGVLHHRSVELAHKYRVPLYVASAFDPVTGTRIISGGSGELEESVVTGMTSSHSDIQVTLMYLPASMKSLRRIFDEMAQKEINVDMISQMKVDKNRMHVSFTVPKEDAHYAKVMMESWKMEDDLIQWEINEDIVKMSIVGLGMRSHSGVAGKVFDLLAQADIEIKMITTSEINLSWVIDAKEEEKAIELIGEGFELTNCHA, encoded by the coding sequence ATGAATATTGTTGTACAAAAATATGGTGGAACATCTGTTGGATCACCAGAAAAAATAAAAAATGTTGCTCGAAAGGTAATTCAAAAGAAGCAGGAAGGATATCAGGTTGTTGTTATTGTTTCGGCCATGGGAGACTCTACAGATCGTTTAATGAAACTGGCTCATGAAATTTCGGAATATCCGAATTCTCGGGAGTTGGACGTACTGCTGACCACAGGTGAACAAGTGTCGATCGCTTTACTTGCTATGGCGATATGGGATTTGGGAGAACCGGCGATTTCCTTTACGGGTTCTCAGTTAAACATTCAAACAACGGCTATCCATCAAAAGGCAAGAATTCTTGATATGAATGTTGATAAAATCCACCAAGAACTATCTAAAAATAAGATAGTTGTTGTTGCTGGTTTTCAAGGTGTAGGAAAAGACCAAGAATTTACTACTTTAGGCAGAGGTGGAAGTGATACCTCTGCGGTAGCTTTGGCGGCAAAATTACGAGCTTCCTGTGAAATCTATACAGATGTTGATGGAATCTACACAATGGATCCCAGAAAGTTGAAAAAAGCAAAGAAGATTGATCAGATTACTTCAGAAGAAATGATGGAGATGGCTAGTTTAGGAGCTGGTGTTCTTCACCATCGTTCCGTTGAACTGGCTCATAAATATAGGGTTCCACTTTATGTTGCTTCAGCCTTTGATCCAGTGACTGGGACCAGAATCATTAGTGGAGGAAGTGGTGAGTTGGAAGAAAGTGTTGTGACAGGAATGACATCCAGTCATTCGGATATACAAGTAACACTAATGTACTTGCCTGCAAGTATGAAAAGTCTGCGTCGCATCTTTGATGAAATGGCTCAAAAAGAAATAAATGTTGATATGATTTCTCAAATGAAGGTGGATAAGAATCGGATGCATGTAAGTTTTACGGTTCCGAAAGAAGATGCTCATTATGCTAAAGTCATGATGGAATCGTGGAAAATGGAAGACGACCTTATACAGTGGGAGATTAATGAAGATATTGTTAAGATGTCTATCGTAGGTTTAGGGATGCGTTCTCATTCGGGTGTTGCTGGAAAAGTGTTTGATTTATTAGCACAGGCTGATATTGAAATCAAAATGATTACAACATCAGAAATTAATCTTTCTTGGGTAATTGATGCAAAAGAAGAAGAAAAGGCAATAGAACTAATAGGCGAAGGATTTGAATTGACAAATTGTCATGCATAA
- the dapD gene encoding 2,3,4,5-tetrahydropyridine-2,6-dicarboxylate N-acetyltransferase: MEAKQIIEYIQKSEKKTPVKVYIKGNLQSVDWEKYNGKYFVNSQNGTLFGDWKETEAFINEHGEFIEDHVVEWDRNMSGVPLMDYKGIPARIEPGSIIREKVEIQPNVIVMMGAVINIGAIIGEGTMIDMNAVIGGRGMVGKNCHVGAGAVIAGVIEPASATPVVIEDGVMIGANAVVLEGVRIGENSVVAAGAIVTENVPANVVVAGTPAKILKKIDDKTKSKTGLVEALRQLNED; encoded by the coding sequence ATGGAAGCAAAACAAATAATTGAATATATCCAAAAAAGTGAAAAGAAAACGCCTGTAAAGGTTTACATTAAAGGTAATCTACAGTCTGTTGATTGGGAAAAATATAATGGAAAATATTTTGTGAATTCACAAAATGGAACATTGTTTGGAGATTGGAAAGAAACAGAAGCTTTTATAAATGAACATGGCGAGTTCATTGAAGATCACGTTGTGGAGTGGGATCGTAATATGTCGGGGGTTCCGTTGATGGATTACAAAGGCATTCCGGCTAGGATTGAACCAGGATCTATTATACGTGAAAAAGTGGAGATACAACCGAATGTCATTGTTATGATGGGTGCTGTTATCAATATTGGAGCCATCATTGGTGAAGGAACAATGATTGATATGAATGCGGTTATAGGTGGAAGAGGAATGGTTGGGAAAAACTGCCATGTAGGAGCTGGTGCTGTTATTGCAGGTGTGATTGAGCCAGCATCGGCAACTCCTGTTGTGATAGAAGATGGTGTTATGATTGGAGCTAATGCTGTCGTTTTAGAAGGTGTGAGAATAGGTGAAAATTCAGTAGTTGCAGCAGGGGCTATTGTAACAGAGAATGTACCTGCTAATGTGGTTGTTGCAGGCACACCGGCAAAAATATTAAAAAAAATAGACGATAAAACAAAATCTAAAACAGGTTTAGTTGAAGCATTGCGACAACTGAACGAGGATTAA
- the dapB gene encoding 4-hydroxy-tetrahydrodipicolinate reductase encodes MNLLVWGKTGKMGKMIIEMAKEDPFWHQVQGIGSHDDYESYLLTPNVVIDFSHPNALDKVLDYVKNRNCPLVIGTTGYNDQQLSAIEKASKEIPLVYATNMSLGMNLLFSMVEKVASVLKDSVDIEVVESHHNRKKDAPSGSANTIVECIEKGLGEKRQHVHGREGQCPRSAGEIGIHSIRGGNIIGRHEASFIHELESITLVHEAYNPSVFAKGALEAAKFSLQSEAGLYNMKDVLGMKDA; translated from the coding sequence TTGAATTTACTAGTATGGGGAAAAACAGGGAAGATGGGGAAAATGATTATTGAAATGGCCAAAGAAGATCCTTTTTGGCATCAAGTACAAGGGATTGGTTCGCATGATGATTATGAGAGCTACTTACTAACGCCGAATGTCGTCATAGATTTTTCTCATCCAAATGCGTTGGATAAAGTACTGGACTATGTGAAAAATCGAAACTGTCCCTTGGTGATAGGGACGACGGGTTATAATGATCAGCAGCTATCGGCCATAGAAAAAGCTTCTAAAGAGATACCTTTGGTATATGCAACGAATATGTCTTTAGGAATGAACCTCCTGTTTTCTATGGTTGAAAAAGTAGCATCCGTATTAAAAGATTCTGTTGATATTGAAGTGGTAGAGTCACATCATAATAGAAAGAAAGATGCACCTTCAGGAAGCGCTAATACGATAGTGGAATGTATAGAAAAAGGATTAGGTGAAAAAAGGCAGCATGTTCATGGGAGAGAAGGGCAATGTCCTCGCAGTGCAGGAGAGATTGGTATTCATAGTATTCGAGGAGGAAATATTATTGGACGCCATGAAGCCAGCTTTATTCACGAATTAGAAAGCATTACACTTGTTCATGAAGCATATAACCCTTCAGTATTTGCAAAAGGAGCACTTGAAGCAGCAAAATTTTCTTTGCAATCAGAAGCGGGTCTGTATAACATGAAAGATGTCTTAGGCATGAAAGATGCTTAA
- the dapA gene encoding 4-hydroxy-tetrahydrodipicolinate synthase encodes MFKGTGVALITPFKEGEIDLESYKKLIDFQIKNDCQCLVVLGTTGEASTLTDEEKKQIITTAVDHVNRRIPVLVGTGSNNTSVAIDSSKKAEALGADGVLVVTPYYNKATQKGLITHFETIAKSIGIPLVLYNVPGRTGVNMEPETVEKLSQVKNIIGIKEASGNISQVLEIKRLVSEDFLIFSGNDDNILPIYSIGGHGVISVMANVIPKETEEMCRSFSEGNIKKAIELQVKYKKLFNHLFAEVNPIPVKAAMALMNKINNELRLPLTSMEDDKMNELEKEMKTLNII; translated from the coding sequence ATGTTTAAAGGTACAGGGGTAGCTCTTATAACACCCTTCAAAGAAGGGGAAATTGACTTGGAGAGCTATAAAAAATTAATAGACTTTCAGATAAAAAATGATTGCCAATGTTTGGTTGTTTTGGGAACTACTGGAGAAGCATCGACATTAACTGATGAAGAAAAAAAACAAATAATAACAACGGCAGTGGACCATGTGAATCGTAGAATACCAGTCCTTGTAGGCACAGGAAGTAATAATACATCAGTGGCTATTGACAGTTCAAAGAAAGCAGAAGCTTTAGGAGCAGATGGGGTATTGGTGGTAACTCCTTACTATAACAAAGCTACTCAAAAAGGTCTTATAACCCACTTTGAAACTATTGCTAAAAGTATCGGCATACCTTTAGTCTTATATAATGTACCTGGGCGTACAGGTGTCAACATGGAACCGGAGACGGTGGAAAAGCTTTCGCAAGTAAAAAATATCATCGGTATTAAAGAAGCCAGTGGGAATATATCGCAAGTTTTAGAAATAAAACGTTTGGTTTCGGAGGATTTTCTGATTTTTTCTGGAAATGATGATAATATATTGCCAATATATTCTATTGGAGGTCACGGAGTTATTTCAGTGATGGCGAATGTAATACCAAAAGAAACTGAAGAAATGTGTCGCTCTTTTTCAGAAGGAAACATTAAGAAGGCCATAGAGCTTCAGGTAAAGTATAAGAAACTCTTTAACCATTTGTTTGCAGAAGTTAACCCAATACCTGTAAAAGCAGCCATGGCATTAATGAATAAAATCAATAATGAACTAAGACTCCCGCTGACTTCCATGGAAGATGATAAAATGAATGAACTGGAAAAAGAGATGAAAACCTTGAATATTATATAG